The proteins below come from a single Sorghum bicolor cultivar BTx623 chromosome 4, Sorghum_bicolor_NCBIv3, whole genome shotgun sequence genomic window:
- the LOC8056415 gene encoding probable starch synthase 4, chloroplastic/amyloplastic isoform X6, whose translation METPRLAVGAASRPPPPTPRFRRRRFPRPRGGVHCFPFARAARPVLLTRCSSSSSSREGNGDSRGKPRRESSSTVRLDVDADSDQGNCCFQVPSLADEGDVGELFRLAQRSNYSSLALPNLSVTDILYINKQRLMAMEELKKLQDENNLLLEEIQVLETEMQGIPLEAAQSLSFSELLLRIDTMVISGMISMAEASDLREKVVTNRSIIQSAFSDIHHKPNTELLSELRLFLRKPIEKPLHIVHICSEMYPIASSGSLSTYVASLSCEIQKKGNLVEVILPKYTSINVDGIHGLRRAEAEYESYFGGVWHKNKIWTGTSSGVGLVLIEPSQLYYFSRDMLHGYPDDFERFSYFSRASLDYIVKSGKRPDIIHIHNWETAIVAPLFWDIFAHQGLGNTRILLTCQDLNSECLEEPNILEMCGLDPNKLHRPDRLQDTNKTHLVNILKGGIVYSNKVILMSSTDSKDSLIHGSRHGLQSTLTTHKEKISVASYGLDGELWDPSKDIFLPRRYSANDIEGKSICRQALRRRLRFNGDSSIIVGCICDDNSDIHSLKEAVHVALRRNSQGDKIAFVEAYDESLAHLIYAGSDIILCSSFEDPSLQTAMKAIKYGSVPVQLNFPSDESRELEGHGCPNTAMSQYIISTYGDLSLSQTLDDFNNDPSHWDRQIKDGMARGSSWDMKCYNLHWDAYSSIRKL comes from the exons ATGGAGACACCGCGGCTTGCAGTCGGGGCAGCGTCGCGGCCCCCGCCACCAACTCCTCGattccggcggcggcgcttcCCGCGTCCGCGCGGCGGGGTGCATTGCTTCCCCTTCGCCCGCGCCGCTCGACCGGTGCTTCTAACCcggtgctcctcctcctcctcctccag GGAGGGGAACGGCGATTCTCGCGGTAAGCCCCGGCGCGAGAGCTCCAGTACCGTCCG GTTGGACGTCGACGCAGATAGTGATCAG GGTAATTGCTGTTTCCAGGTACCAAGTTTGGCTGATGagggtgatgttggggagctcttCAGACTGGCTCAACGGAGTAATTACTCTTCCCTTGCTTTACCTAAT ttgTCTGTTACAGATATCCTGTACATTAACAAGCAGCGGCTTATGGCTATGGAGGAGCTGAAGAAACTACAGGATGAAAATAATTTGCTTCTTGAGGAAATACAAGTACTAGAAACAGAAATGCAAG GTATTCCCCTAGAAGCAGCACAATCGTTAAGTTTCAGCGAGTTACTCCTGCGGATAGATACAATGGTCATTTCTGGAATGATCAGCATGGCGGAAGCATCTGATTTAAGAGAGAAAGTTGTCACTAATAGAAGCATAATACAAAGCGCCTTTTCTGACATTCATCATAAGCCAAATACTGAATTGCTGTCTGAACTGCGACTCTTTCTACGTAAACCAATAGA GAAACCTCTTCATATTGTGCACATCTGCAGTGAAATGTACCCAATAGCATCATCTGGATCATTATCAACCTATGTTGCTAGTTTATCTTGTGAGATTCAAAAAAAGGGTAACTTGGTGGAGGTGATACTACCCAA GTACACCAGCATAAACGTGGATGGAATTCATGGTCTAAGGAGAGCTGAGGCAGAGTATGAATCTTATTTTGGTGGTGTTTGGCATAAAAACAAAATATGGACTGG TACATCAAGTGGTGTTGGTCTTGTACTTATAGAACCATCTCAGCTCTACTATTTCAGTCGTGATATGTTACATGGCTACCCTGATGACTTTGAGCG attttcctatTTTTCCCGTGCATCCCTGGATTATATTGTAAAATCTGGAAAGCGGCCAGACATTATACACATACATAACTGGGAAACTGCTATAGTGGCACCACTTTTCTGGGATATATTTGCTCACCAG GGACTTGGGAACACTCGGATATTACTGACGTGCCAAGACTTGAATTCAGAA TGCCTAGAGGAGCCAAATATATTGGAGATGTGTGGGCTCGATCCAAATAAGCTTCACCGCCCTGATCGTCTGCAGGATACAAATAAGACACATCTTGTTAATATTCTTAAG GGGGGCATTGTTTATTCAAATAAAGTCATTTTGATGTCCTCAACAGATTCAAAAGATTCTCTTATTCATGGTTCAAGACATGGGCTGCAATCAACATTAACCACACATAA GGAGAAGATATCGGTTGCTTCTTACGGACTGGATGGTGAACTTTGGGATCCATCGAAAGACATTTTCCTTCCTCGAAGGTATTCTGCCAATGATATTGAGGGGAAGTCCATTTGCAGACAAGCACTTAGGCGACGACTTCGATTCAACGGTGATTCATCCATTATA GTAGGATGTATCTGTGATGATAATTCAGATATCCATAGTCTTAAAGAAGCAGTTCATGTTGCTCTGCGCAGGAATTCTCAG GGAGACAAAATAGCATTCGTTGAGGCATACGATGAATCCCTAGCACATTTAATATATGCAGGATCTGATATCATTCTTTGCTCTTCCTTTGAAGATCCATCACTGCAAACAGCG ATGAAGGCAATAAAGTATGGTTCTGTGCCGGTACAATTAAACTTTCCCAGCGATGAATCAAG GGAGTTGGAGGGGCATGGTTGCCCCAATACAGCAATGTCTCAGTACATCATCTCAACCTATGGAGATCTGTCTCTTTCTCAAACACTTGATGACTTT AACAATGACCCTTCACATTGGGATCGGCAGATTAAGGATGGGATGGCTAGGGGTTCGTCATGGGACATGAAGTGCTATAACCTTCATTGGGATGCTTATTCCTCTATAAGGAAGCTGTGA
- the LOC8056415 gene encoding probable starch synthase 4, chloroplastic/amyloplastic isoform X2 — METPRLAVGAASRPPPPTPRFRRRRFPRPRGGVHCFPFARAARPVLLTRCSSSSSSREGNGDSRGKPRRESSSTVRLDVDADSDQVPSLADEGDVGELFRLAQRSNYSSLALPNLSVTDILYINKQRLMAMEELKKLQDENNLLLEEIQVLETEMQGIPLEAAQSLSFSELLLRIDTMVISGMISMAEASDLREKVVTNRSIIQSAFSDIHHKPNTELLSELRLFLRKPIEKPLHIVHICSEMYPIASSGSLSTYVASLSCEIQKKGNLVEVILPKYTSINVDGIHGLRRAEAEYESYFGGVWHKNKIWTGTSSGVGLVLIEPSQLYYFSRDMLHGYPDDFERFSYFSRASLDYIVKSGKRPDIIHIHNWETAIVAPLFWDIFAHQGLGNTRILLTCQDLNSECLEEPNILEMCGLDPNKLHRPDRLQDTNKTHLVNILKGGIVYSNKVILMSSTDSKDSLIHGSRHGLQSTLTTHKEKISVASYGLDGELWDPSKDIFLPRRYSANDIEGKSICRQALRRRLRFNGDSSIIVGCICDDNSDIHSLKEAVHVALRRNSQVIIMEKLGSVVNSTLQALKGEILGDKIAFVEAYDESLAHLIYAGSDIILCSSFEDPSLQTAMKAIKYGSVPVQLNFPSDESRELEGHGCPNTAMSQYIISTYGDLSLSQTLDDFNNDPSHWDRQIKDGMARGSSWDMKCYNLHWDAYSSIRKL, encoded by the exons ATGGAGACACCGCGGCTTGCAGTCGGGGCAGCGTCGCGGCCCCCGCCACCAACTCCTCGattccggcggcggcgcttcCCGCGTCCGCGCGGCGGGGTGCATTGCTTCCCCTTCGCCCGCGCCGCTCGACCGGTGCTTCTAACCcggtgctcctcctcctcctcctccag GGAGGGGAACGGCGATTCTCGCGGTAAGCCCCGGCGCGAGAGCTCCAGTACCGTCCG GTTGGACGTCGACGCAGATAGTGATCAG GTACCAAGTTTGGCTGATGagggtgatgttggggagctcttCAGACTGGCTCAACGGAGTAATTACTCTTCCCTTGCTTTACCTAAT ttgTCTGTTACAGATATCCTGTACATTAACAAGCAGCGGCTTATGGCTATGGAGGAGCTGAAGAAACTACAGGATGAAAATAATTTGCTTCTTGAGGAAATACAAGTACTAGAAACAGAAATGCAAG GTATTCCCCTAGAAGCAGCACAATCGTTAAGTTTCAGCGAGTTACTCCTGCGGATAGATACAATGGTCATTTCTGGAATGATCAGCATGGCGGAAGCATCTGATTTAAGAGAGAAAGTTGTCACTAATAGAAGCATAATACAAAGCGCCTTTTCTGACATTCATCATAAGCCAAATACTGAATTGCTGTCTGAACTGCGACTCTTTCTACGTAAACCAATAGA GAAACCTCTTCATATTGTGCACATCTGCAGTGAAATGTACCCAATAGCATCATCTGGATCATTATCAACCTATGTTGCTAGTTTATCTTGTGAGATTCAAAAAAAGGGTAACTTGGTGGAGGTGATACTACCCAA GTACACCAGCATAAACGTGGATGGAATTCATGGTCTAAGGAGAGCTGAGGCAGAGTATGAATCTTATTTTGGTGGTGTTTGGCATAAAAACAAAATATGGACTGG TACATCAAGTGGTGTTGGTCTTGTACTTATAGAACCATCTCAGCTCTACTATTTCAGTCGTGATATGTTACATGGCTACCCTGATGACTTTGAGCG attttcctatTTTTCCCGTGCATCCCTGGATTATATTGTAAAATCTGGAAAGCGGCCAGACATTATACACATACATAACTGGGAAACTGCTATAGTGGCACCACTTTTCTGGGATATATTTGCTCACCAG GGACTTGGGAACACTCGGATATTACTGACGTGCCAAGACTTGAATTCAGAA TGCCTAGAGGAGCCAAATATATTGGAGATGTGTGGGCTCGATCCAAATAAGCTTCACCGCCCTGATCGTCTGCAGGATACAAATAAGACACATCTTGTTAATATTCTTAAG GGGGGCATTGTTTATTCAAATAAAGTCATTTTGATGTCCTCAACAGATTCAAAAGATTCTCTTATTCATGGTTCAAGACATGGGCTGCAATCAACATTAACCACACATAA GGAGAAGATATCGGTTGCTTCTTACGGACTGGATGGTGAACTTTGGGATCCATCGAAAGACATTTTCCTTCCTCGAAGGTATTCTGCCAATGATATTGAGGGGAAGTCCATTTGCAGACAAGCACTTAGGCGACGACTTCGATTCAACGGTGATTCATCCATTATA GTAGGATGTATCTGTGATGATAATTCAGATATCCATAGTCTTAAAGAAGCAGTTCATGTTGCTCTGCGCAGGAATTCTCAG GTCATCATCATGGAAAAGTTAGGGTCTGTCGTGAACTCAACTTTGCAAGCATTAAAGGGAGAGATATTG GGAGACAAAATAGCATTCGTTGAGGCATACGATGAATCCCTAGCACATTTAATATATGCAGGATCTGATATCATTCTTTGCTCTTCCTTTGAAGATCCATCACTGCAAACAGCG ATGAAGGCAATAAAGTATGGTTCTGTGCCGGTACAATTAAACTTTCCCAGCGATGAATCAAG GGAGTTGGAGGGGCATGGTTGCCCCAATACAGCAATGTCTCAGTACATCATCTCAACCTATGGAGATCTGTCTCTTTCTCAAACACTTGATGACTTT AACAATGACCCTTCACATTGGGATCGGCAGATTAAGGATGGGATGGCTAGGGGTTCGTCATGGGACATGAAGTGCTATAACCTTCATTGGGATGCTTATTCCTCTATAAGGAAGCTGTGA
- the LOC8056415 gene encoding probable starch synthase 4, chloroplastic/amyloplastic isoform X4 translates to METPRLAVGAASRPPPPTPRFRRRRFPRPRGGVHCFPFARAARPVLLTRCSSSSSSREGNGDSRGKPRRESSSTVRLDVDADSDQGNCCFQVPSLADEGDVGELFRLAQRNILYINKQRLMAMEELKKLQDENNLLLEEIQVLETEMQGIPLEAAQSLSFSELLLRIDTMVISGMISMAEASDLREKVVTNRSIIQSAFSDIHHKPNTELLSELRLFLRKPIEKPLHIVHICSEMYPIASSGSLSTYVASLSCEIQKKGNLVEVILPKYTSINVDGIHGLRRAEAEYESYFGGVWHKNKIWTGTSSGVGLVLIEPSQLYYFSRDMLHGYPDDFERFSYFSRASLDYIVKSGKRPDIIHIHNWETAIVAPLFWDIFAHQGLGNTRILLTCQDLNSECLEEPNILEMCGLDPNKLHRPDRLQDTNKTHLVNILKGGIVYSNKVILMSSTDSKDSLIHGSRHGLQSTLTTHKEKISVASYGLDGELWDPSKDIFLPRRYSANDIEGKSICRQALRRRLRFNGDSSIIVGCICDDNSDIHSLKEAVHVALRRNSQVIIMEKLGSVVNSTLQALKGEILGDKIAFVEAYDESLAHLIYAGSDIILCSSFEDPSLQTAMKAIKYGSVPVQLNFPSDESRELEGHGCPNTAMSQYIISTYGDLSLSQTLDDFNNDPSHWDRQIKDGMARGSSWDMKCYNLHWDAYSSIRKL, encoded by the exons ATGGAGACACCGCGGCTTGCAGTCGGGGCAGCGTCGCGGCCCCCGCCACCAACTCCTCGattccggcggcggcgcttcCCGCGTCCGCGCGGCGGGGTGCATTGCTTCCCCTTCGCCCGCGCCGCTCGACCGGTGCTTCTAACCcggtgctcctcctcctcctcctccag GGAGGGGAACGGCGATTCTCGCGGTAAGCCCCGGCGCGAGAGCTCCAGTACCGTCCG GTTGGACGTCGACGCAGATAGTGATCAG GGTAATTGCTGTTTCCAGGTACCAAGTTTGGCTGATGagggtgatgttggggagctcttCAGACTGGCTCAACGGA ATATCCTGTACATTAACAAGCAGCGGCTTATGGCTATGGAGGAGCTGAAGAAACTACAGGATGAAAATAATTTGCTTCTTGAGGAAATACAAGTACTAGAAACAGAAATGCAAG GTATTCCCCTAGAAGCAGCACAATCGTTAAGTTTCAGCGAGTTACTCCTGCGGATAGATACAATGGTCATTTCTGGAATGATCAGCATGGCGGAAGCATCTGATTTAAGAGAGAAAGTTGTCACTAATAGAAGCATAATACAAAGCGCCTTTTCTGACATTCATCATAAGCCAAATACTGAATTGCTGTCTGAACTGCGACTCTTTCTACGTAAACCAATAGA GAAACCTCTTCATATTGTGCACATCTGCAGTGAAATGTACCCAATAGCATCATCTGGATCATTATCAACCTATGTTGCTAGTTTATCTTGTGAGATTCAAAAAAAGGGTAACTTGGTGGAGGTGATACTACCCAA GTACACCAGCATAAACGTGGATGGAATTCATGGTCTAAGGAGAGCTGAGGCAGAGTATGAATCTTATTTTGGTGGTGTTTGGCATAAAAACAAAATATGGACTGG TACATCAAGTGGTGTTGGTCTTGTACTTATAGAACCATCTCAGCTCTACTATTTCAGTCGTGATATGTTACATGGCTACCCTGATGACTTTGAGCG attttcctatTTTTCCCGTGCATCCCTGGATTATATTGTAAAATCTGGAAAGCGGCCAGACATTATACACATACATAACTGGGAAACTGCTATAGTGGCACCACTTTTCTGGGATATATTTGCTCACCAG GGACTTGGGAACACTCGGATATTACTGACGTGCCAAGACTTGAATTCAGAA TGCCTAGAGGAGCCAAATATATTGGAGATGTGTGGGCTCGATCCAAATAAGCTTCACCGCCCTGATCGTCTGCAGGATACAAATAAGACACATCTTGTTAATATTCTTAAG GGGGGCATTGTTTATTCAAATAAAGTCATTTTGATGTCCTCAACAGATTCAAAAGATTCTCTTATTCATGGTTCAAGACATGGGCTGCAATCAACATTAACCACACATAA GGAGAAGATATCGGTTGCTTCTTACGGACTGGATGGTGAACTTTGGGATCCATCGAAAGACATTTTCCTTCCTCGAAGGTATTCTGCCAATGATATTGAGGGGAAGTCCATTTGCAGACAAGCACTTAGGCGACGACTTCGATTCAACGGTGATTCATCCATTATA GTAGGATGTATCTGTGATGATAATTCAGATATCCATAGTCTTAAAGAAGCAGTTCATGTTGCTCTGCGCAGGAATTCTCAG GTCATCATCATGGAAAAGTTAGGGTCTGTCGTGAACTCAACTTTGCAAGCATTAAAGGGAGAGATATTG GGAGACAAAATAGCATTCGTTGAGGCATACGATGAATCCCTAGCACATTTAATATATGCAGGATCTGATATCATTCTTTGCTCTTCCTTTGAAGATCCATCACTGCAAACAGCG ATGAAGGCAATAAAGTATGGTTCTGTGCCGGTACAATTAAACTTTCCCAGCGATGAATCAAG GGAGTTGGAGGGGCATGGTTGCCCCAATACAGCAATGTCTCAGTACATCATCTCAACCTATGGAGATCTGTCTCTTTCTCAAACACTTGATGACTTT AACAATGACCCTTCACATTGGGATCGGCAGATTAAGGATGGGATGGCTAGGGGTTCGTCATGGGACATGAAGTGCTATAACCTTCATTGGGATGCTTATTCCTCTATAAGGAAGCTGTGA
- the LOC8056415 gene encoding probable starch synthase 4, chloroplastic/amyloplastic isoform X7 → MAMEELKKLQDENNLLLEEIQVLETEMQGIPLEAAQSLSFSELLLRIDTMVISGMISMAEASDLREKVVTNRSIIQSAFSDIHHKPNTELLSELRLFLRKPIEKPLHIVHICSEMYPIASSGSLSTYVASLSCEIQKKGNLVEVILPKYTSINVDGIHGLRRAEAEYESYFGGVWHKNKIWTGTSSGVGLVLIEPSQLYYFSRDMLHGYPDDFERFSYFSRASLDYIVKSGKRPDIIHIHNWETAIVAPLFWDIFAHQGLGNTRILLTCQDLNSECLEEPNILEMCGLDPNKLHRPDRLQDTNKTHLVNILKGGIVYSNKVILMSSTDSKDSLIHGSRHGLQSTLTTHKEKISVASYGLDGELWDPSKDIFLPRRYSANDIEGKSICRQALRRRLRFNGDSSIIVGCICDDNSDIHSLKEAVHVALRRNSQVIIMEKLGSVVNSTLQALKGEILGDKIAFVEAYDESLAHLIYAGSDIILCSSFEDPSLQTAMKAIKYGSVPVQLNFPSDESRELEGHGCPNTAMSQYIISTYGDLSLSQTLDDFNNDPSHWDRQIKDGMARGSSWDMKCYNLHWDAYSSIRKL, encoded by the exons ATGGCTATGGAGGAGCTGAAGAAACTACAGGATGAAAATAATTTGCTTCTTGAGGAAATACAAGTACTAGAAACAGAAATGCAAG GTATTCCCCTAGAAGCAGCACAATCGTTAAGTTTCAGCGAGTTACTCCTGCGGATAGATACAATGGTCATTTCTGGAATGATCAGCATGGCGGAAGCATCTGATTTAAGAGAGAAAGTTGTCACTAATAGAAGCATAATACAAAGCGCCTTTTCTGACATTCATCATAAGCCAAATACTGAATTGCTGTCTGAACTGCGACTCTTTCTACGTAAACCAATAGA GAAACCTCTTCATATTGTGCACATCTGCAGTGAAATGTACCCAATAGCATCATCTGGATCATTATCAACCTATGTTGCTAGTTTATCTTGTGAGATTCAAAAAAAGGGTAACTTGGTGGAGGTGATACTACCCAA GTACACCAGCATAAACGTGGATGGAATTCATGGTCTAAGGAGAGCTGAGGCAGAGTATGAATCTTATTTTGGTGGTGTTTGGCATAAAAACAAAATATGGACTGG TACATCAAGTGGTGTTGGTCTTGTACTTATAGAACCATCTCAGCTCTACTATTTCAGTCGTGATATGTTACATGGCTACCCTGATGACTTTGAGCG attttcctatTTTTCCCGTGCATCCCTGGATTATATTGTAAAATCTGGAAAGCGGCCAGACATTATACACATACATAACTGGGAAACTGCTATAGTGGCACCACTTTTCTGGGATATATTTGCTCACCAG GGACTTGGGAACACTCGGATATTACTGACGTGCCAAGACTTGAATTCAGAA TGCCTAGAGGAGCCAAATATATTGGAGATGTGTGGGCTCGATCCAAATAAGCTTCACCGCCCTGATCGTCTGCAGGATACAAATAAGACACATCTTGTTAATATTCTTAAG GGGGGCATTGTTTATTCAAATAAAGTCATTTTGATGTCCTCAACAGATTCAAAAGATTCTCTTATTCATGGTTCAAGACATGGGCTGCAATCAACATTAACCACACATAA GGAGAAGATATCGGTTGCTTCTTACGGACTGGATGGTGAACTTTGGGATCCATCGAAAGACATTTTCCTTCCTCGAAGGTATTCTGCCAATGATATTGAGGGGAAGTCCATTTGCAGACAAGCACTTAGGCGACGACTTCGATTCAACGGTGATTCATCCATTATA GTAGGATGTATCTGTGATGATAATTCAGATATCCATAGTCTTAAAGAAGCAGTTCATGTTGCTCTGCGCAGGAATTCTCAG GTCATCATCATGGAAAAGTTAGGGTCTGTCGTGAACTCAACTTTGCAAGCATTAAAGGGAGAGATATTG GGAGACAAAATAGCATTCGTTGAGGCATACGATGAATCCCTAGCACATTTAATATATGCAGGATCTGATATCATTCTTTGCTCTTCCTTTGAAGATCCATCACTGCAAACAGCG ATGAAGGCAATAAAGTATGGTTCTGTGCCGGTACAATTAAACTTTCCCAGCGATGAATCAAG GGAGTTGGAGGGGCATGGTTGCCCCAATACAGCAATGTCTCAGTACATCATCTCAACCTATGGAGATCTGTCTCTTTCTCAAACACTTGATGACTTT AACAATGACCCTTCACATTGGGATCGGCAGATTAAGGATGGGATGGCTAGGGGTTCGTCATGGGACATGAAGTGCTATAACCTTCATTGGGATGCTTATTCCTCTATAAGGAAGCTGTGA